Below is a window of Littorina saxatilis isolate snail1 linkage group LG2, US_GU_Lsax_2.0, whole genome shotgun sequence DNA.
GAGAAAAATAAGCTCCTTTGCATGCTGGTTATCATTATTTTGTACATTGTTTTATACCTCAAGTTTTATTTTAACAGCTCAGGAAAATCCTGCTGACCCACATGAAGACGCAGAATTGAAGTTCGTCAATGATGTGTTATCTAAAGCTCAGAAAACCAGAGTCAAGCTTTCCTCAAAGGTGTGTTATCTTTTAATATTTGTTGTGTCTTGTTTCACcattgcttttgtgtgtgtgtgattgttatatGTCATCATCCTGATAGAAAAAGAAACTGACCATATGAAACTGTTTTAATTTTGACTCGTGGAAGTGTGCCATTAAattgatgtatgtgtgtctgttcgttcatttgtttgtttgttcgttcatttttcttcttctttgttcatgggctgaaactcccacgttcactgaggtatttgcatgagtgggttttaagtgtatgaccgtttttaccctccATTTAGGCAGCACACGTCGATTtggggggaagcatgctgggtatttttatgtttctataaccagacgaactctgacatggattacaggatcttttccatgcgcacttggtcttgtgcttgcggcCCGGGAttggaactcacgaccttccgattaggaagccgatgtcttaccactacACCACTGCACCCGTCGTTCTTCTTTCAAATTGCCCAAAACATTGCTTTTATTTAACACTTTTTActccacctatgttgaccaagtttgtttgtagccgagaccagctgtgctgcagcaggtcactcagaattgtagtaactgtgtagtaactgtgtatcaacacgctggaatgcaggcgttagatcaacgttacaggaagcgactgaagctaacagtctgagcggatatatccgtacctggtcagataaagccatatgagtgggtatggATCTATCCATACCTGGGAGACACGGAGTTAAGCAGATATGCTGACTCAAGAACCTTGAATTTCGGAAAGCTGACAACATTGTTATGGCCATTACAGCACAGCACACTTGCTGAAGAAAATAAATTCTACCAACATCCCTGCTATTTTTGCCAGTAGTTCTGTAATTGAATAGTTGTCCTCCCACCAGAACCAAACCATTTACTTGCAGAAGTAAGCCCAAATATTCCCATTCATCACCACATGCTCGAAAGCAATATTTTATTGAAAATATAAGCTGAACAGGAACAAATCCTGTCTTTGTTTGCCagatgtttgttgatttctctTATTCTCTCTTTGAATACAGATACCAAAAGATGACTTGGGGATTACTGACGTTGAGCTTGCAACAGGCAAAGGCAAAAAGCAGCTGTGGGAAATCTGCAAGCCAGAAGACACACAGAAGCCCGAGAAAAAGCCTGATGCTGAGCTGAAAGATAATCTCAAAGCTGTACCTGTGATACAGGCAGCGGAGCCACTGCAGCAAAACAGTTGGACGGCCTGTTCGAGGAATTCGTCACACACGCAACACAAAAAGCCGCATGGGAGGCCAGGACCAAGCAAAGAGACTGTTAGACCAGGGTCTGCCAAAGGCTCAGGTACAGGAAATAAAGTTCACTCCACTTTATCAAGTGCTACAAAACCAACCCTTGTGACCGATTCTAACAGTATAGAAAGTGCAAGAAGCGTGCAGTCACAAACTCGGCCAAAAagtggacagggaaaagtcaagCCAGCACACATGACCGCTCCtttccaaacaaacccaaactTACATGCACCGAGGCGCCAGGGAAGGGGTACTGTTCCAGCAGCAAAGCAGCGACACCCCACCAAAAATCATATACATTCAGCAGTGGGTAGACACAAAAATAGTGTACAGGGTGGCAATGCACGGGGTCAGATGAAAGTGCTTCCTCCGATATTTCCAGAGATGTCTCAGTCTGTTTCTTCCAGTCCAGATGTGCATTTACAAGATTTCTGTGATACTCCTGTGTCTACAACGAATGAACACGCAGAAACGACGCCTTCAAACAATGAACATTATGGAAACAAAGATGATTCTTCTTCCTTCCAGCCATCTAGCAGAGAGCCACCAAGCACTGAAATGTCAAAACTGAACCTACTGAGTAACTCTGTGAACGGCGAGATTGGAAAGGAGAGTGGTGACACACGTTCAACACACTTGCAGGATCTTCACAAAACTACGGACAAGCAAGATGCTCAGCGATTTTCTTTGTTATCACAAgggtatgtatatatattggAACCTCCCATTtgagacctcaacaaatctgagaaaatcaggtcttaagaaagagggagtcttaaaatggaggtaaattaacggaggctatgaacagaaaatctgaaaaagctaGGTCAAGGGAGGGAATCTCAAacaggagggtcttaaaagggggggttcttCTGTAGTTGCACAGttggggggcccggtagctcagttggtagagcactggacttgtgatcggaaggtcgctggttcgaattcgggccgggacggacacgggtcaactttatgtgcaaacccagagacggaagccatgtcccacccccgtgtcaccacaatggcacgtaaaagatcttggtcattctaccataagtgcagatggctgataccacctaaacacgcatacatcaaaagccgtgagggcgtaaaactcgaatcatataacccatatcatgtccttaagaggcgtaatatttagcctgtaggacagtaagcattctTAGTTGCTCAGTGCATCAGTGTTATGTTTTTTGGGAAAATTGGTTTCCTTGACAGTGGGAATGGCTGTGCAACGTTTTATAGTGTCTGAAGTTGCAGGatcttgttttttgggggttccGAAAGCCCCCCCTCCTTACCAggcaaatgtaccttttttgtAAGATCGAGGGACccaaaatacccctttcaaatGCAACATTTGAACAGCCCCTATCCCTACCTCATTTTTTAAGCCCCTCGATCCTTCTCATATACTAGGTCCAGCCCTGAGTTGTAACACATTCTCTACCAATGAAAAAGGAAAACTATTCTTTGTGTTGATAGATCATCATATGCATATCATTTGGTATGCACATTATGGCCATGTAAGATTCCATTTATATGTTTGTAGAATGTAGAATTATTTATTAGTGAGGCAAGTATCTTTTGAAAGCATACACCATAACTGTTTTGTCAGTCAGTAAGTTGTGTGATGGAGAGGGTCAGCTATTTTGTAATCGTTTTGAAAAGCTCATTCCAAGCTCATGCatgtattaaaggcacagtaagcctcccgtaaaccatcacagatactgtcaggcttttacacacagtacaaacacccttccatttgaacactcagcaaacgggaacatcctaggtgccctccgtaaagagcgagcaattttaaaagaatttatttttgcgttgtTTATCTTACCGCTGAGCCATCGttaacccgtgtgatccagtttccttttccacaatgtagtcgtcagttagtaatttgaatgtgACTCGATGTGAgtttatctgcaatagcacgttattatgtacctctcacTATGCACGACAGAGGTGGTGTCCCTTGGCGTAAGAGACAAGTCGACGTGACAGGAGCTCTCTAAGTGTTTGCTTTACAACTCGCCAAGATGACCATTGTTGGACTACCAACACATGTGGAATCCATCCTAGCCACCCTTCTGTTGGACCACCTCGTTAAATCGTTCAGGAGTACACCATGTGGGTGCCTCTCTAGTGTCTTGCACTGAACGAACATCACTTGCTCTCGTAATGGACTTTCACTCACGTGTAGAGAATGATAGACAAGAGTTCACTGGCACAGACCGACGAATCACTTGATGCAACATGAAACTCTGGAAAACCATGTCTGTCGATTcacatttctctttattttctatTCTTCTCTTCTCCTCACCAACCCAGCTCCCAGCCCGAAGGCCGGGAGGCCACACCAATAGTACAATGCAATCTACATCAGTATGTCTCCATGATAACACAGTACAAAAACAAGTATGTCCTCTCTGTCCGAGATAGTTCTCAGTTCTCTCCCAAAATCTCAAATGCTATCATGTACACAGGGATGGGTGGGGTCAAAGCCACCAATCAAGAGTTAGCTTAACAAAACTGACATCATATCTCATTGGTCAGTGGCATCTTAGGATCtataccctgtcaaaagaaatgacacccacttgacaaaacgccgagtccaaagatacccagacaggctggcggcacattacataacgaccacctggggcCCAAGGTAGGTTACCCGTCTCTATCTGGGAGAGCGGCTTGACGTCAAAGGAAAACGTATTATGTTCCCTAGTGGACACAGCCGACTGAGCGAGTTTACGACCTCCAGGTGTCTGAGCATATCAAAATTTAACTTAGAACAGATAATGacattacacaaaacataaagtgATGGGCAAGACTTATACAAGACAGGAATGACATAAAAACATTATAACGAATTAGTAGCCAGTTTAGCACTTGGCTAcatatgatttaagaatgtttgtgtaacaagctgtcaatttattatttagattttaaaagttatgtctagcgccaaaacgcaccacccTAGTGGACACAGCCGACTGAGCGAGTTTACGACCTCCGGGTGTCTGAGCATATCAAAATTTAACTTAGAACAGATAATGacattacacaaaacataaagcgatgGGTAAGACTTGACAGGAATGACATAAAAACATTATAACGAATTAGTAGCCAGTTTAGCACTTGGCTAcatatgatttaagaatgtttgtgtcaatttattatttagattttaaaagttaggtctagcgccaaaacgcaccacggtccgattgtctctgagcaatcggcgcaaaattaattctttaacaagaagagcaaacgctcgatcgagtcactttcgcagttctgaatattatatgaggcatcagatggacaggaagaaattgctattcacaacacaatgagtcacgttcacataaaatttgagcccggtcacttttatagtttccgagaaaagcccaacgttaagttgtgtgttgccgaacagaaaaggctagttatctcccttgtttttctgataacgttcgtaaaaggctacagatgtaaatactttgatgtaaagaataatcctacaaagtttcaatcacatccgatgaactttgtcaaagatataaaatgtctaatttttcctttgacgctgacctgtgaccttgaaaaaggtcaaaggtcaacgaaaccatcgttaaagtgtagaggtcattggaggtcacgactaaacaaaatatgagcccgatcgctttgatagtttccgagaaaagtccaacgttaaggtggtgtctacggacggccggacggacggccggccggacggccggacagactaacactgaccgattacatagagtcactttttctcaagtgactcaaaaagttgctcgctctttacgtagggcacctaggatgttcccgtttggtgagcgttcaaatggaaaggtgtttgtactgtgtgtaaaagcctgacagtattaagtcgcgtaaggcgaaataacaacatttagtcaagctgtcgaactcacagaatgaaactgaacgcactgcatttttttaccaggaccgcatactcgtagtttcgtcagtccaccgttcgtggcaaaggcagtgaaatcgacaagccagaatagtgcggtaatggtcgcgctgagcaggataacacgctttttctgtatctctattctttttagcgtactgagtttgtttttaatccaaacacatcatatctatatgtttttggaatcagggaccgacaaggaataagatgaaattgtttctaaatcgatttcggataaataattttaatcataattttcatatttttaatattcagagcttgtttgtaatccaaatataacatatgtatatgtttttggaatcagacaatgacaaagaataagatgaaattgttattggatcgtttaaaaaaaaaaattttaatgacaagtttccgatttttaatgaccaaattcattaattatattttaagccaccaagctgaaatgcaataccaaagtccggccttcgtcgaagattgctttgccaaaatttcaatcaatttgattaaaaaatgagggtgtgacagtgccgcctcaagttttacaaagagccggatatgacgtcatcaaaggtatttatcgaaaaaaatttaaaaaaacgtccggggatatcatttccaggaactctcacgtcaaatttcataaagatcggtccagtagtttagtctgaatcgctctacacacacacacatgcagacaccacgaccctcgtctcgattccccctctatgttaaaacatttagtcaaaacttgacttaaaatgtaaaaagcacataGTGTGGCAGAGAAGAAACTTTTCCAGGGTTTTTAGTGATGCATAAAATCTCAAGAAAGCACTTCTcactcttttctttttcaatgtGTTCTCTCTTTTTCAGTGCTAGCTTGACCATTCCAGCTAAAGTGCGGCGTGCCTTTGCCAAGAATCAGCAGCTCAAGAACAAGATGTTACAGAATGGTGAACAAAAGAAAACCAAGTCAAAGGGACACAACATGGGACAGGAATTTGCTGACAAATTACAACAGCTTGTAAGTTGCAAATGTCTTGCCTTAGGATTTACTTTGTACATGTGTGAGTTAGTAAGCTTGGATGCCAGCTTGTGCAGAATATTGATGTCGTTTGCACAAGAAAATGTCATCGTTGAACCTGATGGTCAACAAGCAGAACACAGCTTGTTCTTGTATAGAATTTCCTGATTTATGTTTAGTAAGACATCATGCAACACATCTTTGCCTCAATTATTTCTTTGGAAACGGCTTTGCTCgtcctcaaaaaaaaaaaaaaaaaaagactgcaTCTGTTGATGACTGccaatttttattttgtcaagtcaagtcaagtcaagttttattattccaataaaaccccgtgaggatacatggaaaattaaaaaacacagtaaaaacacatttcattcaacaccaaataaaaggaactaaaacaaaaagaaatcagactatgtacagaaaagggagttgaggggtgagggagagcaaaaacaatacaagaaacaattcaacaataataataattaatagtaataataataataataataataataataataataataaaacactacaagtgcaaagtgattacatacatttctttactatgggaaatggggggaagggggagggggggtggagggggagttATCAtcaggacaaaaatactattacaaacaacacaaaacagatatcggagtataaagctaaaagagaattaaattttactcacttctcaaacagtccatgacaagtgtcatgaactttgcgagttttagcaataaactcttttttgtagtggaaaaaagctctttgaatttaactgaattggggcgggcataataatagcaccgtaacaactgttttctataattggtaaaaaaaggacatacaaaaatataatggaactcgtccccaaggtcacctgatgaacatttgtgacagattctgtcttgtctgggaacaccaagagtcctacctttttgtataggcaatttatgattcagtgttctaaattttaaaacagcgtttgctaaattaaccggcaggatagacaagtacttttcaaactcaaaattctctttatacattctataattataataaaactcattgttatttatttctgaatgccaggtttggacaaattggtcttgtagcctattaaataacatattcttactccgaatcacattagcattgagtcacctgagatgcttatcactgaaaaacgcttacccggctaaaatattttaaagggaagcaaccccatcaccaaaacgaaagtgaaagtagctttggtaatgggccagcacactgggagttacctcccatacagGTGtttgccacgtcacttcctctaggaacacgtgcctactGTCATACGAcgttttcacctcggagaggacggtcaCTTTTAGAACGCTCTGTGGCTggccttgtgtgtttgagtgacacccgccggccacgttacccagcttttctgctcgccttgcctatagtttggtgagctcgttcccgttttttgttggttgtttgcgctgttttcgttactgtacgttgtccgttttttgcggacttgtgtgtcagtgacttgcgtgttagccattttgttgtgtgagttagttagctagctcgtgtgactttgctcgtagctctgcgtgcccctttctgtgttgggcaagtgtagctatagtattttgttgacgcgaaagagtgtgtgtttactgtgttttcagtcgtttagacttacgtttcagtaaattttttcgcgttgccacgcgttgttgacttgtgtgtcagttacttgcgtgtttcgtttttgttgtgtgagttagtttactaactcgtgtgactttgtttgtagctctacgtgcctctgtttttgttgggcaagtgtagctattGTATTTCGTTGACGCGAAAGTGTGGGGGTTTACTGAGtttttcagtcgtttagacttacgtttcagtaaattttttcgcgttgccacgcgttgttgacttgtgtgtcagttacttgcgtgtttcgccattttgttgtgtgagttagtttactagcttgtgtgactttgtttgtagctctacgtgcctctgtttttgttgggcaagtgtagctatcgtattttgttgacgcgaaagtgtgtgttttttactgagttttcagtcgtttagacttacgttcagtaaaatgttttcgTGTTGTTTACATGGATTTGAcagcatgtctgattcagacaagcgctgtggcaagtcggaccccaaggggtaTTTTAAGCCTAAGGCTTCTTCTTAAGCAGTTTTACTTGTACAGACCAAGAACGTAACACTTTGTTGTCTGTACCTATTTCGGCGcttagcgctgttactacttctgctatcttttgcggcgcctagcgctactgttacgtCTGCTCCGGTTCTCTACTACGGAGACTTCGTCCTCGTTGTTAGCACCTGTGCagggtgcgttggtttcctttCTGTTTAAGACACTGGTTccggaaatccgcagcttggtgcaggcagagttccagcgttccgtcgccagtagtttggcgtttccggcatctggcagtgacgtccgggcgttggcttccgtgtctttgccttccatttccggtttggagcagcgtcctccctcttcagctgcggctggtaagcagagctggtccgatagccctcgtgaggcgcctggacgttctctctcgggagacagctctttcgcatcgggtcacgaccgataccatgctgatctttcatttccggcgataacctacgaggccctgGATTtgatcgaacagcggcggcagtcggtttcggctgccgcatttccggcacttgccggaagtgatgatccgtccgctccggcacgctacggcggtcgcggcaggatggagtattcacggacttccggtccttccggatcgcgaagtcaaccagtgcagccttcgcttccgcattgcgcggttccGTCGGCTACACtaccggcgagtgccggaagtgatgatccgtccacgcaggcacgctacggcggctgcggcaggatggagtattcactgacttccggtccttccggatcacgaagtcaaccagtgcagccttcacttccgcattgtGCGGTTCCGACAGCTACACTTCCGGTTTAGGCCGGAcacgctgcttcctcttctggtgcttccttccggataccagtggGTGGATTCCAGCGTACGCCTTTCGGCCAGTtagtgcctaggcttgagcaggcatcactccactctgatgggggagtgacgtcagctcatacAGCTCCGgcttttgcggatggtcgtcctgcctaccctttaccttcacaaggttctgggctgcaggatgatgttcgtgcacaggcatttccggtttccggtttgccagggcatgcttctgcttccggaactggtgtttttggtttcagtgcagccttcgcttccgcattgcgcggttctGTCGGCTACACTACCAGCActcgccggaagtgatgatccgtccacgcaggcacgctacggcggctgcggcagtatggagtattcactgacttccggtccttccggatcacgAAGTCAACCTGTGTAGCCTTCaattccgcattgcgcggtttcgtcggctacacttccggtttcggccggacaagctgcttcctcttctggtgcttccttccggataccagagggtggattccagcgtacgccttccggccatttagtgcctaggcttgagcaggcatcactccactcggatgggggagtgacgtcagctcatccagctccggtttttacggatggtcgtcctgcctacccttaccttcacaaggttctgggttgcaggatgatgttcgtgcacaggcatttccggtttccggtttgccagggcatgcttctgcttccggaactggtggtTTTGGTCATGGTTCcatgtgtgactattctgatgctccatcagggGTCAACGAGGAGtctcggggcgtgtttccgtcgaagctcaagtctgttcttgacatcGCGGTGGAAGTAGCGTCTCGTTTTTTCcccgaaggggtggtggctgcggactcttccgctccTTTCGTTCCTtcggccatggcggacttccggccggcacaggaagatgtttcttccttccggttcgccgagtctccgtcagtggcttaccaactttcgcattcgctggttcgtccagcacatgcggggagtggtattcggccagtgcctgttccgttactgcttccttttggtccagttccggaatcagctcagcagtgggtggcgtcGGCTTCTCAAGCTTCTTCCTTTGTGCCTACGGGCAATAGGAAGCTTAGCTTGCCCACTCAGAGCCAGagctggctggcgtcttttgcactccctagggctacccttccggttctccgggaattgctgcctcttctggctaaaccgatcaagcaTGATCCGGTTCTGCCGGTTtctgaggcttccctcctctctgctgaggaggttggacgtcggcagatcgaactgtcctccgttGCGGAGACTCTTGTTCGGACTCTGTCTCGgacattgaccgattcgctgtttccttt
It encodes the following:
- the LOC138959953 gene encoding uncharacterized protein isoform X2 is translated as MAFERWQQQLCDLLKAVQTKRNQYDQASRACQILLQPWPKQSEHRGAGGKNAENKNGNAQENPADPHEDAELKFVNDVLSKAQKTRVKLSSKIPKDDLGITDVELATGKGKKQLWEICKPEDTQKPEKKPDAELKDNLKAVPVIQAAEPLQQNSWTACSRNSSHTQHKKPHGRPGPSKETVRPGSAKGSGTGNKVHSTLSSATKPTLVTDSNSIESARSVQSQTRPKSGQGKVKPAHMTAPFQTNPNLHAPRRQGRGTVPAAKQRHPTKNHIHSAVGRHKNSVQGGNARGQMKVLPPIFPEMSQSVSSSPDVHLQDFCDTPVSTTNEHAETTPSNNEHYGNKDDSSSFQPSSREPPSTEMSKLNLLSNSVNGEIGKESGDTRSTHLQDLHKTTDKQDAQRFSLLSQGASLTIPAKVRRAFAKNQQLKNKMLQNGEQKKTKSKGHNMGQEFADKLQQLFDTEEEVVYRQQTLECLYMHQRLADVLKQLDLDGVTELSSPYDVLRAKALTEFVLSSFSMYAEDANMLSKVFCNTSSSRADKQFGKTWSALVTSVW
- the LOC138959953 gene encoding uncharacterized protein isoform X1, with the translated sequence MAFERWQQQLCDLLKAVQTKRNQYDQASRACQILLQPWPKQSEHRGAGGKNAENKNGNAQENPADPHEDAELKFVNDVLSKAQKTRVKLSSKIPKDDLGITDVELATGKGKKQLWEICKPEDTQKPEKKPDAELKDNLKAVPVIQAAEPLQQNSWTACSRNSSHTQHKKPHGRPGPSKETVRPGSAKGSGTGNKVHSTLSSATKPTLVTDSNSIESARSVQSQTRPKSGQGKVKPAHMTAPFQTNPNLHAPRRQGRGTVPAAKQRHPTKNHIHSAVGRHKNSVQGGNARGQMKVLPPIFPEMSQSVSSSPDVHLQDFCDTPVSTTNEHAETTPSNNEHYGNKDDSSSFQPSSREPPSTEMSKLNLLSNSVNGEIGKESGDTRSTHLQDLHKTTDKQDAQRFSLLSQGASLTIPAKVRRAFAKNQQLKNKMLQNGEQKKTKSKGHNMGQEFADKLQQLFDTEEEVVYRQQTLECLYMHQRLADVLKQLDLDGVTELSSPYDVLRAKALTEFVLSSFSMYAEDANMLSKVQFSATPPVAEPTNSLARHGRHLLRQYGENHCPTESTMPYTTVKELHKYRESTLQLQILQCQEHLLQVLATDVLPWLQKSDPQHEDFCAVYRGIFSLLVADGNYLPVLIQDSQ